The following are from one region of the Bos mutus isolate GX-2022 chromosome 18, NWIPB_WYAK_1.1, whole genome shotgun sequence genome:
- the ZNF19 gene encoding LOW QUALITY PROTEIN: zinc finger protein 19 (The sequence of the model RefSeq protein was modified relative to this genomic sequence to represent the inferred CDS: substituted 1 base at 1 genomic stop codon): MAVMPLKVWHQEVVTFEDVAVYFTRTEWAGLSPAQRALYRSVMLEIYRSLTSLGYPVPKPALISLLERGDLPVGLETXDNPPAQGTRDIYKNSRTHMDSELTPTWGISEERDLMMSHGPQKNVLNKSSFLETCELEQHQEIPTVKNIRGKVLRIHYDRKPFRCEECGKCFSYFSYYVRHQRIHTGEKPFECNECGKAFNGNSSLIRHQRIHTGEKPYQCEECGRAFNDNANLIRHQRIHSGDRPYLCRECGNGFTSSSEFIIHQRIHTGEKPYECNECGKAFVGNSPLLRHQKIHTGEKPYECNECGKSFGRTSHLSQHQRIHTGEKPYSCTICGQAFNFHTKLTRHQRVHSEVKPFDCICCGKVFSTQAQLKRHLRIHIQETSCDECGKVFTSKRNLLQHQRVHTRKKPREYVKYEKTFRTSSQLDCAHPGEKPVLDVGCFGLPEFFTPFYW; the protein is encoded by the exons AGTGTGATGCTGGAGATCTATAGGAGCTTGACATCCTTGG GATACCCAGTTCCCAAACCTGCGTTAATCTCACTTCTAGAGAGAGGGGATTTGCCTGTGGGCCTGGAGACATAGGATAATCCTCCTGCACAGGGTACCAGAGACATCTATAAAA ATTCCAGGACCCACATGGACAGTGAGTTAACACCAACATGGGGAATTTCTGAAGAAAGAGACTTGATGATGTCACATGGGCCACAGAAGAATGTTCTTAACAAAAGCAGCTTCCTAGAAACATGTGAACTGGAGCAACACCAGGAAATCCCCACAGTGAAAAATATTAGAGGAAAGGTTCTAAGAATCCACTACGATAGGAAGCCCTTCAGATGTGAGGAGTGTGGGAAATGCTTCAGCTATTTTTCTTACTATGTTAGACATCAGAGAATCCACACTGGGGAGAAACCCTTTGAGTGTAATGAGTGTGGAAAAGCCTTTAATGGCAATTCTTCATTAATTCGACATCAGAGAATCCACACCGGTGAGAAACCCTATCAGTGTGAAGAGTGTGGGAGAGCCTTTAATGATAATGCAAATCTGATCAGGCATCAGAGAATCCACAGTGGGGACAGACCCTATCTCTGTAGGGAGTGTGGAAATGGTTTCACCAGTAGTTCTGAGTTTATTATACACcagagaattcacactggagagaaaccttatgaatgtaaTGAGTGTGGAAAAGCTTTTGTTGGTAATTCACCACTTCTGCGACATCAGAAaatccacactggagagaaaccatatgaGTGTAATGAGTGTGGAAAAAGCTTTGGAAGGACTTCTCATCTTAGTCAGCATCAGCGTATTCACACAGGGGAAAAGCCTTACTCTTGTACAATATGTGGGCAAGCCTTCAATTTCCATACAAAATTAACTCGGCACCAGCGAGTCCACAGTGAGGTGAAACCTTTTGACTGTATATGTTGTGGAAAAGTGTTTAGTACTCAGGCTCAGTTGAAAAGGCATCTAAGAATCCATATTCAGGAGACCTCCTGTGATGAGTGTGGAAAAGTCTTCACTAGCAAAAGAAATCTGCTTCAGCATCAAAGAGTCCATACTAGAAAGAAACCCCGTGAATACGTCAAGTATGAAAAAACCTTTAGGACATCTTCCCAGCTAGATTGTGCTCACCCTGGAGAGAAGCCTGTGCTGGATGTTGGTTGTTTTGGGCTCCCAGAATTTTTTACCCCCTTTTACTGGTAA